The Ictidomys tridecemlineatus isolate mIctTri1 chromosome 6, mIctTri1.hap1, whole genome shotgun sequence genome includes a region encoding these proteins:
- the Slitrk1 gene encoding SLIT and NTRK-like protein 1, protein MLLWILLLETSLCFAAGNVTGDVCKEKICSCNEIEGDLHVDCEKKGFTSLQRFTAPTSQFYHLFLHGNSLTRLFPNEFANFYNAVSLHMENNGLHEIVPGAFLGLQLVKRLHINNNKIKSFRKQTFLGLDDLEYLQADFNLLRDIDPGAFQDLNKLEVLILNDNLISTLPANVFQYVPITHLDLRGNRLKTLPYEEVLEQIPGIAEILLEDNPWDCTCDLLSLKEWLENIPKNALIGRVVCEAPTRLQGKDLNETTEQDLCPLKNRVDSSLPAPPAQEETFVPGPLPTPFKTNGQEDHITPGSAPNGGTKIPGNWQIKIKPTTAIATGSARNKPPVNGLPCPGGCSCDHIPGSGLKMNCNNRNVSSLADLKPKLSNVQELFLRDNKIHSIRKSHFVDYKNLILLDLGNNNIATVENNTFKNLLDLRWLYMDSNYLDTLSREKFAGLQNLEYLNVEYNAIQLILPGTFNAMPKLRILILNNNLLRSLPVDVFAGVSLSKLSLHNNYFMYLPVAGVLDQLTSIIQIDLHGNPWECSCTIVPFKQWAERLGSEVLMSDLKCETPVNFFRKDFMLLSNDEICPQLYARISPTLASHSKNSTGLAETGTHSNSYLDTSRVSISVLVPGLLLVFVTSAFTVVGMLVFILRNRKRSKRRDANSSASEINSLQTVCDSSYWHNGPYNADGSHRVYDCGSHSLSD, encoded by the coding sequence ATGCTGCTTTGGATTCTGTTGCTGGAGACGTCTCTTTGTTTTGCCGCTGGAAACGTTACAGGGGACGTTTGCAAAGAGAAGATCTGTTCCTGCAATGAGATAGAAGGGGACCTACACGTAGACTGTGAAAAAAAGGGCTTTACAAGTCTGCAGCGTTTCACCGCCCCGACTTCCCAGTTTTACCATTTATTTCTGCATGGCAATTCCCTCACTAGACTTTTCCCTAATGAGTTCGCTAACTTTTATAATGCAGTTAGTTTGCATATGGAAAACAATGGCTTGCATGAAATCGTTCCGGGGGCTTTTCTGGGGCTGCAGCTGGTGAAAAGGCTACACATCAACAACAACAAGATCAAGTCTTTTCGAAAGCAGACTTTTTTGGGGCTGGACGATTTGGAATACCTCCAGGCTGATTTTAATTTATTACGGGATATAGACCCCGGAGCTTTCCAGGACTTGAACAAGCTGGAGGTACTCATTTTAAATGACAATCTTATCAGTACCCTACCTGCCAATGTGTTCCAATATGTGCCCATCACCCACCTCGACCTCCGGGGGAACAGGCTGAAAACGCTGCCCTATGAGGAGGTCTTGGAGCAAATCCCTGGCATTGCTGAGATCCTGCTAGAGGATAACCCTTGGGACTGTACGTGTGATCTGCTGTCCCTGAAAGAATGGCTGGAAAACATTCCCAAAAATGCCCTGATCGGCCGAGTGGTCTGCGAAGCCCCCACCAGACTACAGGGTAAAGACCTCAATGAAACCACCGAACAGGACTTGTGCCCTTTGAAAAATCGAGTGGATTCTAGTCTCCCGGCGCCCCCTGCCCAAGAAGAGACCTTTGTTCCTGGCCCCTTGCCAACTCCTTTCAAGACAAATGGGCAAGAGGATCATATCACCCCAGGGTCTGCTCCAAATGGAGGTACAAAGATCCCAGGCAACTGGCAGATCAAAATCAAACCCACAACAGCGATAGCAACGGGTAGCGCCAGAAACAAACCCCCAGTCAATGGCTTGCCCTGCCCTGGGGGCTGCAGCTGCGACCACATCCCAGGGTCGGGTTTAAAGATGAACTGCAACAACCGGAACGTGAGCAGTTTGGCTGATTTGAAGCCCAAGCTTTCCAACGTGCAGGAGCTTTTTCTGCGAGATAACAAGATCCACAGCATCCGAAAATCTCACTTTGTGGATTACAAGAATCTCATTTTGTTGGATCTGGGCAACAATAACATCGCCACCGTGGAGAATAACACTTTCAAGAACCTTTTGGACCTCAGGTGGCTGTATATGGATAGCAACTATCTGGACACGCTGTCCCGGGAGAAATTCGCTGGACTGCAGAATCTAGAGTACCTGAACGTGGAGTACAACGCGATCCAGCTCATTCTCCCCGGCACTTTCAATGCCATGCCCAAACTGAGGATCCTCATTCTCAACAACAACTTGCTGAGGTCCCTCCCCGTGGACGTTTTCGCTGGGGTCTCGCTTTCTAAGCTCAGCCTGCACAACAATTACTTTATGTACCTCCCGGTGGCAGGGGTACTGGACCAGTTAACCTCCATCATTCAGATAGATCTGCATGGAAACCCCTGGGAGTGTTCCTGCACCATTGTGCCTTTCAAACAATGGGCAGAACGCCTGGGTTCCGAAGTGCTGATGAGCGACCTCAAGTGTGAGACGCCTGTGAACTTCTTTAGAAAGGATTTCATGCTCCTCTCTAATGACGAGATCTGCCCCCAGCTGTATGCGAGGATCTCGCCCACGTTAGCTTCGCACAGTAAAAACAGCACTGGGTTGGCGGAGACCGGGACGCACTCCAACTCCTACCTAGACACCAGCAGGGTGTCCATCTCGGTGTTGGTCCCGGGACTGCTGCTGGTGTTTGTCACTTCCGCCTTCACCGTGGTGGGCATGCTCGTGTTTATCCTGAGGAACCGAAAGCGGTCCAAGAGAAGGGATGCCAACTCCTCGGCGTCCGAAATTAATTCCCTACAGACAGTCTGTGACTCTTCCTACTGGCACAATGGGCCTTACAACGCAGACGGGTCCCATAGAGTGTATGACTGTGGCTCTCACTCGCTCTCGGACTAA